The Lysobacter panacisoli genome includes a window with the following:
- a CDS encoding glycosyltransferase family 4 protein translates to MARILVLTSRLPFPPREGHQLRAWHLLRAMASRHDVTLLSFQRNDDLPAEAAPLYEAMHRVETFRIPSERSPFALAGALLRGTFTRTPFLVAKYDSRALRARLSQLASDADLVHVDMLPLMAHADCVPAGVPVVLNAHNVEHHLLDTRSKIDPRPWARAFLAGQVPRLRHFEQRACRRADAVLACSEVDALALRELAPGRPVHVVANGVDLESNRPAAHGVASGGLVFVGQMGWFPNRDGVEWFLREVFPRILAQRPDARFVLVGKADGFSVPEAVAANVTLTGFVDDLRPHVHAASVYVVPLRAGSGTRLKVLEAMALGKAIVTTQVGSEGISLRHGDSAVFADDAESFAQATLALLASPDRAARMGEAARRLAEREYGWDAIGARLLRAYEPLLTSSGEIAPLVRERLAPVDA, encoded by the coding sequence ATGGCACGCATCCTCGTCCTGACCAGCCGCCTGCCCTTCCCGCCACGCGAAGGCCACCAGCTGCGCGCCTGGCACCTGCTGCGTGCGATGGCGTCGCGCCACGATGTCACGCTGCTGAGCTTCCAGCGCAACGACGACCTGCCCGCCGAGGCCGCGCCGCTGTACGAGGCGATGCATCGCGTGGAAACGTTCCGCATTCCTTCCGAACGTTCACCCTTCGCACTCGCCGGTGCACTGCTGCGCGGCACGTTCACCCGCACGCCATTCCTGGTGGCGAAGTACGACAGCCGTGCCCTGCGCGCGCGTCTGTCGCAACTGGCGTCCGACGCGGATCTGGTCCATGTCGACATGCTTCCGCTGATGGCGCATGCCGACTGCGTTCCCGCCGGCGTGCCGGTGGTGCTCAACGCGCACAACGTCGAACACCACCTGCTCGACACGCGCTCGAAGATCGATCCACGACCGTGGGCGCGCGCGTTTCTTGCCGGTCAGGTTCCGCGCCTGCGCCACTTCGAACAGCGCGCCTGCCGTCGCGCGGACGCGGTTCTGGCGTGTTCGGAAGTCGACGCGCTCGCGTTGCGCGAACTCGCGCCTGGCCGCCCCGTGCATGTCGTCGCCAATGGCGTCGACCTCGAATCGAACCGGCCTGCCGCGCACGGCGTGGCGTCGGGCGGGCTGGTGTTCGTCGGGCAGATGGGCTGGTTCCCGAACCGCGACGGCGTGGAGTGGTTCCTGCGTGAGGTCTTCCCGCGGATCCTCGCGCAGCGGCCCGATGCGCGTTTCGTGCTGGTCGGCAAGGCGGACGGATTCAGCGTACCGGAAGCGGTCGCGGCCAATGTCACGCTCACCGGCTTCGTCGACGACCTGCGACCGCACGTGCACGCGGCGTCGGTCTATGTCGTGCCGTTGCGCGCGGGCAGCGGCACGCGATTGAAGGTGCTGGAAGCGATGGCGCTGGGCAAGGCCATCGTCACCACGCAGGTCGGCAGCGAAGGCATCTCGTTGCGGCATGGCGACAGTGCGGTGTTCGCGGACGACGCCGAGTCCTTCGCGCAGGCCACGCTGGCCCTGCTCGCCTCGCCCGATCGCGCCGCGCGCATGGGCGAGGCCGCACGCCGGCTGGCCGAACGCGAATACGGCTGGGACGCCATCGGCGCGCGCCTCCTGCGCGCCTACGAACCGCTGCTGACGAGTTCGGGCGAGATCGCACCGCTAGTACGCGAACGCCTCGCCCCCGTCGACGCGTAG
- a CDS encoding polysaccharide deacetylase family protein, with translation MLPILMYHGLHRDPASRGRFDAVYSVHPEQFARQLDWLLQHRHRTLRLDEASTAAPSRDERRVVISFDDGDVSNVEVALPLLQQRGMIAEFFITSDFIGQPGMVSADDVRRLSAAGMGIGSHGRSHAFLQDLDTSAMTAELDDSRCRLQAICGRPIESLALPGGRGGEREFAAAQRLGYRHLLGSVPGPNRRLRGDGWLQRLPVTRDLSLDDFAALVQWRGLPPRWMQARHAALAFPKRVLGNEGYQRLRERLL, from the coding sequence ATGCTGCCGATCCTGATGTACCACGGACTGCATCGCGACCCTGCCTCGCGCGGGCGCTTCGATGCGGTCTACAGCGTGCATCCGGAGCAGTTCGCGCGGCAGCTCGATTGGCTGCTGCAGCACCGCCATCGCACCTTGCGCCTGGACGAAGCGAGCACCGCCGCGCCATCGCGCGACGAGCGCCGCGTGGTGATCAGTTTCGACGACGGCGACGTGTCCAACGTCGAGGTCGCACTACCGCTGCTGCAACAGCGCGGGATGATCGCGGAGTTCTTCATCACCAGCGACTTCATCGGCCAGCCCGGCATGGTGTCCGCCGACGACGTGCGCCGTCTTTCCGCCGCCGGCATGGGCATCGGCTCGCACGGACGCTCCCATGCGTTCCTGCAGGATCTGGACACGAGCGCGATGACGGCCGAACTCGACGACAGCCGTTGTCGCCTGCAGGCGATCTGCGGCCGACCGATCGAATCGCTCGCGCTTCCGGGCGGACGCGGTGGCGAACGCGAGTTCGCGGCCGCGCAGCGACTCGGCTACCGCCATCTGCTCGGATCGGTGCCGGGACCGAACCGGCGCCTGCGCGGCGACGGATGGCTGCAACGACTTCCGGTCACCCGCGATCTGTCCCTCGACGACTTCGCCGCGCTGGTGCAATGGCGCGGACTGCCACCGCGCTGGATGCAGGCGCGCCACGCGGCACTGGCCTTCCCCAAGCGCGTGCTCGGTAACGAGGGTTACCAGCGCCTGCGCGAGCGGCTGCTATGA
- a CDS encoding YdcF family protein: protein MHHLLLSPMTWGLLWLAVAWWTWSRARTAWRALLVVAGVVILLLCTPLGANALIRWVESGVAPAQRCAAQDDAPIVVLSGGLEDEPRASDDYIALTPSSWRRVRSGVESWRRSPQALLVLAGGGPFETREATVLASLAREWGVPADRIRTETASTNTWESARALRGTLPPRVRVVSSATHLPRALIAFESAGFQPCAWTSDSAYVAPGSVGYFLPQLSAMQKTHLALYEMLGTLSYRWRSRD, encoded by the coding sequence ATGCACCACCTCCTGCTATCGCCGATGACCTGGGGCCTGTTGTGGCTGGCCGTCGCGTGGTGGACGTGGTCGCGTGCACGCACCGCATGGCGGGCGCTGCTGGTGGTGGCGGGCGTGGTCATCCTGCTGCTGTGCACGCCGCTGGGCGCGAACGCACTGATCCGCTGGGTCGAGTCGGGCGTCGCACCGGCGCAACGCTGCGCCGCGCAGGACGACGCGCCCATCGTGGTGCTGTCCGGTGGCCTTGAGGATGAGCCGCGCGCGAGCGACGACTACATCGCCCTGACGCCGTCGAGCTGGCGCCGCGTGCGCAGCGGCGTGGAGTCGTGGCGACGCAGCCCGCAGGCGCTGCTGGTGCTCGCCGGCGGTGGCCCGTTCGAAACGCGCGAGGCAACCGTGCTGGCGTCGCTGGCGCGAGAATGGGGCGTGCCCGCGGACCGGATACGCACCGAAACCGCTTCGACGAACACGTGGGAAAGCGCGCGTGCGTTGCGCGGGACGCTGCCGCCGCGCGTGCGCGTGGTCAGCTCGGCCACGCACCTGCCGCGTGCGCTGATCGCGTTCGAATCCGCGGGCTTCCAGCCGTGCGCCTGGACCAGCGACTCGGCCTACGTCGCACCGGGCAGCGTCGGCTATTTCCTGCCGCAGCTGTCGGCCATGCAGAAGACGCACCTGGCGTTGTACGAAATGCTCGGCACGCTCAGCTATCGCTGGCGATCGCGCGACTGA
- a CDS encoding glycosyltransferase family 2 protein, translating to MSTQIVFWLCIALVIYAYAGYPMLAALLARRYGQVPFEGSADGDVTVVIAAYDEEARIAARVRDILEQDHPAGRLRVLVVSDGSRDDTARAAAIDDPRVQVLALPENVGKAMAINAALRHVDTEIVVFTDVRQSFAPGALRALVAPFADPSVGAVSGELVIATATHGTGEGVGLYWRMEKRLRSDEAKLGWLHGVSGSIHAMRRSLFRPMPPGTVLDDMWMPLQVLWSGYQVWMARDAIAFDRASSSVDEEFQRKLRTLAGNWQLVARLPWLLNPLRNPVFFAWFSHKFLRLLVPWALLAALAASAFAPGPIYRVAFIAQLLGYGGALAGLVLPKLAARLPLLPAASSFVMLNFAALLSLPASLAMDPSRLWKKH from the coding sequence ATGAGCACGCAGATCGTCTTCTGGCTGTGCATCGCCTTGGTGATCTACGCCTATGCCGGCTATCCGATGCTGGCTGCGTTGCTGGCGCGGCGCTACGGGCAAGTGCCGTTCGAAGGGTCGGCGGACGGCGACGTCACCGTCGTCATCGCCGCCTACGACGAGGAAGCACGGATCGCCGCACGCGTGCGCGACATTCTCGAACAGGACCATCCTGCGGGCCGCCTGCGCGTTCTGGTGGTCAGCGACGGCAGCCGCGACGATACCGCGCGTGCGGCCGCGATCGACGATCCGCGCGTGCAGGTGCTTGCGTTGCCGGAGAACGTCGGCAAGGCGATGGCGATCAACGCCGCGCTGCGCCACGTCGATACGGAGATCGTCGTCTTCACCGACGTGCGCCAAAGTTTCGCGCCCGGCGCGCTGCGCGCACTGGTCGCTCCGTTCGCCGATCCGTCGGTCGGCGCGGTCAGCGGTGAACTGGTGATCGCCACCGCCACGCACGGCACCGGCGAAGGCGTGGGCCTGTACTGGCGCATGGAGAAGCGGCTGCGTTCGGACGAAGCGAAGCTGGGCTGGCTGCACGGCGTGAGCGGTTCGATCCACGCGATGCGGCGCAGCCTGTTCCGACCGATGCCGCCGGGCACGGTGCTCGACGACATGTGGATGCCGCTACAGGTGCTGTGGTCCGGGTATCAAGTGTGGATGGCCCGCGACGCGATCGCGTTCGACCGGGCCAGCAGCAGCGTGGACGAGGAATTCCAGCGCAAGCTGCGCACGCTCGCGGGCAACTGGCAGCTGGTCGCACGCCTGCCGTGGCTGCTGAATCCGCTGCGCAATCCGGTGTTCTTCGCGTGGTTCTCGCACAAGTTCCTGCGCCTGCTGGTGCCGTGGGCGCTGCTGGCCGCGCTGGCCGCGTCGGCGTTCGCGCCGGGGCCGATCTACCGCGTGGCGTTCATCGCACAGCTGCTCGGCTATGGCGGCGCGCTGGCCGGACTGGTGTTGCCGAAGCTCGCCGCACGTTTGCCGCTGCTACCGGCGGCGAGCAGCTTCGTGATGCTCAACTTCGCCGCGCTGCTGTCGCTGCCCGCCTCGCTCGCGATGGATCCCTCGCGCCTGTGGAAGAAGCACTGA
- a CDS encoding polysaccharide deacetylase family protein, giving the protein MIAELRAWLRYALALGSHYSGMDALYRRLSGAGLVILMLHRLRDDHDPYPLSLSRAQLRQMVAWLRGRDALVGLGEGLRELSPVATQRVRYTLTFDDGYRDNLGLIDPQLGQVPAVVYVATGHIGGEPIWAYRLVHAVESRSRDQIDLGGLGLGHFDLALADDRQRLYTLLPPRLKQLEPAELEAWIDHVCEQARPRPLPHEHREMLEWNDVRRLAAGGIEIGGHTCSHAILSRLDEAAASEEIGLSRASIEAELGAPPRHFAYPNGSAADFGERDVRLVREAGFETATTSIEGINRPGADPYRLLRFNVHEQRFLAPSGRLSKALFFSETSGMLGWLRSMRAA; this is encoded by the coding sequence ATGATCGCCGAACTGCGCGCATGGCTGCGCTACGCACTGGCGCTGGGCAGCCACTACAGCGGGATGGACGCGCTGTATCGCCGCCTCAGCGGCGCGGGGCTGGTCATCCTCATGCTGCATCGCCTGCGCGACGACCACGACCCCTACCCGCTCAGCCTGTCGCGCGCGCAACTGCGGCAGATGGTCGCCTGGCTGCGCGGCCGCGACGCGCTGGTCGGACTGGGCGAAGGCCTGCGCGAACTCTCGCCCGTCGCCACGCAACGCGTGCGCTACACACTGACTTTCGACGATGGCTATCGCGACAACCTCGGACTGATCGATCCGCAACTGGGCCAGGTGCCGGCAGTGGTGTACGTCGCCACCGGCCACATCGGCGGCGAACCGATCTGGGCGTATCGGCTCGTGCATGCGGTGGAGTCGCGCAGCCGCGACCAGATCGACCTGGGCGGTCTCGGGCTTGGCCATTTCGACCTGGCGCTCGCCGACGATCGCCAGCGCCTCTACACGCTGCTGCCGCCGCGCCTGAAGCAGCTGGAACCGGCCGAACTCGAAGCGTGGATCGACCACGTGTGCGAGCAGGCGCGGCCGCGTCCGTTGCCGCACGAGCATCGCGAGATGCTCGAATGGAACGACGTGCGGCGACTCGCCGCGGGCGGCATCGAGATCGGCGGGCACACCTGCAGCCACGCGATCCTCAGCCGCCTCGACGAAGCCGCGGCGAGCGAGGAGATCGGCCTGTCGCGCGCGAGCATCGAGGCCGAGCTCGGCGCGCCGCCTCGCCACTTCGCCTATCCCAACGGCAGCGCCGCCGATTTTGGCGAACGCGACGTACGGCTGGTGCGCGAAGCGGGCTTCGAGACGGCGACGACATCGATCGAAGGCATCAACCGTCCCGGCGCGGATCCCTATCGCCTGCTGCGCTTCAACGTGCACGAACAGCGCTTCCTCGCGCCGTCCGGTCGACTGTCCAAGGCGCTCTTCTTCAGCGAGACCAGCGGCATGCTGGGCTGGCTGCGCAGCATGAGGGCCGCCTGA